In Topomyia yanbarensis strain Yona2022 chromosome 2, ASM3024719v1, whole genome shotgun sequence, one DNA window encodes the following:
- the LOC131682513 gene encoding uncharacterized protein LOC131682513, with protein MAAVETKPVELKENFTNNEEKVAVDDENIDANVPDDKKKKKKPKRPKKSAAEKAEAAALREALAEKEAAEKALKIATKEAEKLKKQQEESIAAEDEDEDEEGGADAQKKKKKKRNKKKAEVGGKLVAPSVPIAEQFKDSTFPEGEIMQYPDATTAKDRFTSEEKQALDRMHLDIYNELRQAAEAHRQTRQYMQKWIKPGMTMIEICEELESTARRLIGEKGLDAGLAFPTGCSRNHCAAHYTPNAGDPTVLEFDDVTKIDFGTHIKGRIIDCAFTLSFNPKYDKLLEAVKDATNTGIREAGIDVRLCDIGAAIQEVMESYEVELEGKTYQVKSIRNLNGHSISPYRIHSGKTVPIVKGGETTRMEENEFYAIETFGSTGRGMVHDDMDCSHYMKNFDAPFVPLRLNSSKQLLGLINKNFGTLAFCKRWLDRAGATKYQMALKDLCDKGVVEAYPPLCDVKGCYTAQYEHTIMLRPTCKEVVSRGDDY; from the exons ATGGCGGCTGTGGAAACGAAGCCCGTTGAGTTGAAAGAAAATTTCACTAACAACGAGGAAAAGGTTGCGGTTGACGATGAAAATATCGACGCAAATGTTCCAGatgataaaaaaaagaaaaagaagccGAAGAGACCCAAGAAATCTG CTGCAGAGAAAGCTGAAGCCGCAGCACTAAGGGAGGCCCTTGCAGAAAAGGAAGCCGCCGAAAAAGCATTGAAAATTGCTACTAAAGAGGCGGAAAAGCTGAAAAAACAGCAAGAGGAATCTATTGCGGCAGAAGATGAAGATGAAGACGAGGAAGGAGGTGCGGATgctcaaaaaaagaaaaagaagaagCGAAACAAGAAGAAGGCAGAAGTGGGCGGAAAATTGGTCGCCCCTTCGGTGCCCATTGCTGAGCAGTTCAAGGATTCAACGTTCCCTGAGGGAGAAATAATGCAATATCCAGATGCGACTACAGCCAAAGACCGTTTTACCAGTGAAGAAAAGCAAGCTCTAGATCGAATGCATTTGGATATCTACAACGAACTACGACAGGCGGCCGAGGCTCATCGACAGACCCGTCAGTACATGCAAAAATGGATCAAGCCGGGGATGACAATGATAGAAATTTGCGAAGAACTTGAAAGCACTGCTAGGAGGTTAATCGGTGAGAAAGGTTTAGACGCGGGTTTGGCTTTTCCAACGGGATGTTCAAGGAATCATTGTGCAGCTCACTATACTCCAAATGCTGGAGACCCAACTGTTTTGGAATTTGACGatgtgacaaaaattgactttggcACTCACATCAAGGGACGAATCATTGACTGTGCATTCACACTTTCTTTCAATCCGAAATACGATAAATTGCTGGAAGCTGTAAAAGATGCAACAAACACCGGCATCCGAGAGGCTGGAATTGATGTGAG GTTATGCGACATTGGTGCTGCTATCCAAGAAGTGATGGAGTCGTATGAAGTTGAATTGGAAGGCAAAACCTATCAGGTGAAAAGTATTCGAAATTTAAATGGCCATTCGATCAGTCCTTATCGTATACATTCGGGGAAAACTGTGCCGATTGTAAAGGGTGGTGAAACGACCCGCATGGAGGAAAATGAGTTTTATGCCATTGAAACGTTCGGTTCGACCGGTCGCGGAATGGTACATGATGACATGGATTGTTCGCATTATATGAAGAATTTCGATGCACCATTTGTGCCACTACGTCTGAACTCGTCAAAGCAGTTGCTCGGATTGATCAATAAGAATTTTGGAACATTGGCCTTCTGCAAGCGGTGGCTTGATCGTGCCGGTGCCACTAAATATCAGATGGCACTGAAGGATCTTTGTGACAAGGGTGTGGTTGAAGCCTATCCTCCGCTGTGTGATGTTAAGGGGTGCTACACTGCGCAGTATGAGCACACGATTATGCTGCGTCCCACATGCAAAGAGGTTGTTTCACGCGGCGACGATTACTGA
- the LOC131682515 gene encoding peptidyl-prolyl cis-trans isomerase-like 3 gives MNMSVTLHTDVGEIKLELFCEECPKTCENFLALCASDYYNGCIFHRNIKGFIVQTGDPAGTGKGGQSIWGRKFEDEFKENLKHNERGMISMANSGPNTNASQFFITYAAQPALDLKYTLFGKVIDGFEALDELEKLAVNPKTYRPVSEKRINSITIHANPIAG, from the exons ATGAATATG TCTGTAACGCTGCACACAGATGTGGGTGAAATCAAATTGGAGCTATTCTGCGAAGAGTGTCCCAAAACTTGTGAAAACTTTCTTGCTTTGTGCGCAAGTGATTACTATAATGGTTGCATATTCCATCGAAATATAAAAGGATTCATCGTGCAAACAGGCGATCCCGCAGGTACCGGCAAAGGAGGACAGTCAATTTGGGGCCGCAAGTTTGAGGACGAGTTTAAAGAAAATTTGAAACACAACGAAAGGGGTATGATTTCGATGGCCAACAGTGGACCGAACACAAATGCTAGCCAATTCTTTATCACTTATGCTGCCCAACCGGCACTAGATCTGAAGTATACGTTGTTTGGAAA AGTCATCGACGGTTTCGAAGCATTGGACGAGCTGGAAAAGCTAGCAGTCAATCCGAAAACGTATCGACCAGTTTCAGAGAAAAGAATAAACAGTATTACAATACACGCCAATCCTATAGCAGGATAA
- the LOC131682514 gene encoding uncharacterized protein LOC131682514 isoform X2, with protein sequence MAQSGNMSVLEGSYFVQDDIDGVHSDDSGAEHLLKPGVALREQDRFLPIANITKIMKKGIPSNGKIAKDARECVQECVSEFISFITSEASERCHTEKRKTINGEDILCAMYTLGFDNYVEPLKLYLTKYRDTTKTERSSPEHSPDQYDAIDQDFSFQTSTTGPNVSTDVIYQNSDGTYYLKSDSY encoded by the exons ATGGCTCAAAGTGGTAACATGTCGGTTTTAGAAGGTTCTTATTTTGTTCAGGATGATATCG ATGGTGTGCATTCGGATGATTCTGGAGCTGAACATCTTTTGAAACCTGGAGTAGCGCTACGTGAGCAGGATCGTTTTTTACCGATAGCAAACATTACCAAAATTATGAAGAAAGGAATTCCCTCCAACGGGAAGATTGCTAAAGATGCTCGAGAATGTGTGCAGGAGTGCGTCTCTGAGTTCATCTCCTTCATCACATCTGAAGCGAGTGAGCGATGCCACACAGAGAAACGAAAGACAATCAATGGTGAAGACATCCTTTGTGCCATGTATACGTTGGGCTTTGATAACTATGTCGAACCTTTAAAGTTGTACCTAACTAAATATCGCGAT ACTACCAAAACTGAGCGGTCCAGTCCCGAGCATTCGCCGGATCAGTACGACGCAATCGATCAGGACTTCAGCT TTCAAACCTCAACCACTGGACCAAACGTTTCCACGGATGTCATCTATCAGAATTCAGATGGAACCTATTATTTGAAAAGTGACTCTTATTGA
- the LOC131682514 gene encoding uncharacterized protein LOC131682514 isoform X1, which produces MAQSGNMSVLEGSYFVQDDIDGVHSDDSGAEHLLKPGVALREQDRFLPIANITKIMKKGIPSNGKIAKDARECVQECVSEFISFITSEASERCHTEKRKTINGEDILCAMYTLGFDNYVEPLKLYLTKYRDTTKTERSSPEHSPDQYDAIDQDFSSVQTSTTGPNVSTDVIYQNSDGTYYLKSDSY; this is translated from the exons ATGGCTCAAAGTGGTAACATGTCGGTTTTAGAAGGTTCTTATTTTGTTCAGGATGATATCG ATGGTGTGCATTCGGATGATTCTGGAGCTGAACATCTTTTGAAACCTGGAGTAGCGCTACGTGAGCAGGATCGTTTTTTACCGATAGCAAACATTACCAAAATTATGAAGAAAGGAATTCCCTCCAACGGGAAGATTGCTAAAGATGCTCGAGAATGTGTGCAGGAGTGCGTCTCTGAGTTCATCTCCTTCATCACATCTGAAGCGAGTGAGCGATGCCACACAGAGAAACGAAAGACAATCAATGGTGAAGACATCCTTTGTGCCATGTATACGTTGGGCTTTGATAACTATGTCGAACCTTTAAAGTTGTACCTAACTAAATATCGCGAT ACTACCAAAACTGAGCGGTCCAGTCCCGAGCATTCGCCGGATCAGTACGACGCAATCGATCAGGACTTCAGCT CAGTTCAAACCTCAACCACTGGACCAAACGTTTCCACGGATGTCATCTATCAGAATTCAGATGGAACCTATTATTTGAAAAGTGACTCTTATTGA
- the LOC131682514 gene encoding nuclear transcription factor Y subunit beta isoform X3, which yields MAQSGNMSVLEGSYFVQDDIDGVHSDDSGAEHLLKPGVALREQDRFLPIANITKIMKKGIPSNGKIAKDARECVQECVSEFISFITSEASERCHTEKRKTINGEDILCAMYTLGFDNYVEPLKLYLTKYRDTTKTERSSPEHSPDQYDAIDQDFSCEL from the exons ATGGCTCAAAGTGGTAACATGTCGGTTTTAGAAGGTTCTTATTTTGTTCAGGATGATATCG ATGGTGTGCATTCGGATGATTCTGGAGCTGAACATCTTTTGAAACCTGGAGTAGCGCTACGTGAGCAGGATCGTTTTTTACCGATAGCAAACATTACCAAAATTATGAAGAAAGGAATTCCCTCCAACGGGAAGATTGCTAAAGATGCTCGAGAATGTGTGCAGGAGTGCGTCTCTGAGTTCATCTCCTTCATCACATCTGAAGCGAGTGAGCGATGCCACACAGAGAAACGAAAGACAATCAATGGTGAAGACATCCTTTGTGCCATGTATACGTTGGGCTTTGATAACTATGTCGAACCTTTAAAGTTGTACCTAACTAAATATCGCGAT ACTACCAAAACTGAGCGGTCCAGTCCCGAGCATTCGCCGGATCAGTACGACGCAATCGATCAGGACTTCAGCTGTGAGTTATGA